From the genome of Halobacteriovorax marinus SJ:
GAAACTAAATATCTAATGGACGCGGCTTCGCAAATTGCGACACTAGGCCTTGGCTTCTCCCCCTCTGTTTTCTTTGGAGCTGCCCACTACCTATCTAGCTGGACAAATGATTCAAATTCAAAAGAGTTCCACTCCATAAGAAAGGCCTTAACTGAAACTCTTAAGAGAAAAACGAATTGGCCAAAACTAGATTTAACAATTTGTAACTCAGGTGCTGAGGCTAACGAAATTGCCCTTGGATACTGTTATAAAAAAAGGGTGAATAAGAACGCCAATAAAGTTCTCGCCTTTGAGGGAAGTTTTCATGGCAGAATGATGATCACACTCTCTAGTACGTGGAACAAAGTAAAGCGTGAACCCTTTGAATGGCCAGGTCATGAAACAATCTACTGCACATTTCCTGAGTTAGAAACTGACCTAATTCACCAAAGTGCACCTAAGGACTGGAGAAGCTTTTGGGCCAGCAGCTGTGCGCTCGAACTTGAAATCCCTAAAGATTGGAATAAAGATTCACAGATTGAAAAAGAAATTAACTCTCTCTTAGAAGTTAGAGAAAAAATAAAGACAAAAGAAATCTTCGCTATTCTCATTGAGCCAATGCAATGTGAGGGTGGTGACCGCTACAGTAGTGGGCGTTTTAACGAAGCCCTCATTCTCATGGCAAGATCCTTTGGTATTCCTGTTATCTTTGATGAAGTTCAAACAGGCTTTCACCTTGGAAAAGAATTCTTTTGGCATAAAGAATTTAACTTAAGAGATGACCAAGACAAAGAACTCTATCCCGACTATGTAGTTTGCGCCAAGAAAGCTCAAGTTGGATTAGTTCTCTCACATAACGAAGAAACTAAAAAAGAAGAGCTACAAGTATCTTCTGTCATTAGAGGCTATCTTCATGCTGTAGCACTAGATCAGTCACAAGATCTCATACACAACCTTGAAAAGTCAGCTCGAGTTCTCTTAGATGATTTATGTAAAAAGTTTGAAGGAAAGATCACTAGACCTAGAGTCAATGGAATGGCCTTTGCTTTTGAGCTTCCTAGTGCAGAGATAACGACAGAGTTTATCAATAGAAGATTTGATCACGGCCTTCTCTACTATCCAGCAGGGGCCAAGACACTTCGCTTTAGACTTAATACAAGTTTCACAAAGGGAGATATTGAGTTTCTCTTTGAAAGACTTGATCAAATGGCCGGTGAGATCTTAAATAACGAAGGTCCAAAGCCTATTAAAGAAATTGAAACTAGAGATAGAAATCTCGCGTCGATTTATGAATGGCAGGAACTTCTCCTACTCACAAAATTGAAAGTCTTAACTGGAGAGAAACTTGACAATGAAATGTTTCAAGAAAAAATCTACTCACTCTTTGAAAAGTCTACTGGTCATAAAATCATTAGAATAGACAAAGAGAACTTTTCAAAATGGAAGGATAAGATCCATCAAATGCAGTTGGATATCTATGAGCCTACGAGACAAACTGAAATTGAAAAGTTTGAATACTGTGCTACTAGCGAAAAAGGTCAGGCAGTAGGTATCATTCAAGGTGATAAGTTACTGGCCATGAGCTTTAGCTCTCCCCTTTCTCTCAATCCGTTTGAAAGAGGCGTGAGAAATGATCCTGACTTTAACAACCCAAATGCTCTCTACATGGTCGACTCCACAGTAGGTAAAGAGCTACAAGGAAAGGGTGTTGGAAGATTTGTAAAGTATGCCCTGAGCGCTTTTGCACTAAACGATGGAATAGAGCTTATTAACGGAAGAAATAGAGATCGAATGGCAGCAAGTATGCTAAGTATTAACTTATCTCTTGGAGCGCATGAGATCATGTATATGCGAGAGGACTACCCTGACTTTGAGAAGTATCGAAATGTTCTCTATTACACAAGTGCAACGAAGTTTAAAACTGATCAACTTAGTTTGAGTGATGCTATTAACTCTCCTCTTTCAAATTTAGACTTAACAGCAGAGAACTTAAGTGAACAATTACCATACTTAGTTAACAAGGTCTGTCTCTCAAATTTTGTCTCTCCGAGATTCTTAGATCACCTAGACTCTATTAAAAAATATCTTCCAGAGAGTTTACAGCACCTCTATACGACTTCAGGCCAATCTGAGTGTGTTGATAAGCTAGCAAAGAGTATCTGGTACAATCAAGAAGAGAAAACAAATCACATGATTACCTTTAAGGGACACTACTTTGGTAGCGGCTCTTTTCTTTCCAGATCACTTAGTAATAGTGAAGATAAATTCTTTGATGTCACTCATCTCGACCATCCTAATGCTTCAAACGAACAAAATGTTCTGCAAGATTTAGAGAGAGTGTTAAAAGAAAAGAAGACTATGGCCATTTGGCTTGAGCCTATTGGGTCTCAAACAATGGAGAGAATAGAGCGTGAAACATTAACCAAGATAATTGGATTAGCTTCCAAGTATGGAACAAAAGTTATCTTTAATGAAACTGCTGCAAGTTTTTACCGCTATGATAAAGAGAACTTCCTTTGTTCCAATATAGAGGGGATTACTCCTGATGCGGCCATGTGTTTTCTAGGTGGACAGTCGGGACTTTGCTACATGAAAGAAGAGAACTTTCTGGCCAAACCTCTTATGCTCATTAGTACGTGGGATGGTGATGAATTTGCACTTTCAAACTTCCACCAAGCACTAGAAATTGTTCACTCTGATTTTGAGAAATTTACCGAAATTCGTCTAGAGTTTACAAATAAATTATTAGAGGCCCTTTCAAATTTTGAGATCACAGAAATGGAACTTGAAAATGGATGCGGTCACTTTAAAGGAAATATTTCACTCTCTCTTGCAAGATACTTCAAGAAAGTTGGAGATCGCTATTTAGTGATTCCAAGCTTTAGTGCCATGAGAGAATTCCTAGGCAAGGAGTAATGAATGCAAGACTGTAACTTCCCTATCATTCGCTACGAAGAAGGAAAGAGTAATTTTGAGTGGGGAATTCAACACGCAGAAGAACATAGAACTGCAATCAGAGAGCTTGTTGAGATTCGTAGAGAATTGATGTTAAAGAGAAATCCATCTCTAGCAGGAGAATTACTCCCTCTTGCTAGCGCTCAGTTTGAAAGTACTTTAAAGTATTGCCCCAATAGCGCGAACGAAATAGAAGGTATTGCTAAAGGCAGTGGCCTCTCTCTAACCGATATCGTAATACTCAATAACTATACTGACTTTAGAGATATTTCTCTCGTAGATCAAGGGTGCTCAACAGTACAAATTCAAAATAGCCATTCTATACTCAGTGGACAAACGTGGGATATGCACGCAAGTGCAAAGAATTATCTCTGTCTCATTGATGTCCCAGCAACAGAGGAAAATAGTGCATCTCTTATACTCTCAGTAGTTGGTTGTGTCGGGCTTATGGGAATAAATACCCAGAGCTGTCTTATCGGAGTGAATAATATAAATACAAATAAGGCCGCAGTAGGACTTATATGGCCGGCACTTGTTCGCCAGAGCTTAGAGTCTGTGAATATATCACAGATGAGAGATACACTCTTAAATGCACCTGTAACCTCGGGCCACAACTACCTTATCTCAACACCAAAGGGTGCCGAGCACTGGGAAATTACGCCTACTCACAAAGACTTAATCCATGCCCACGGTGATGGGGAAGAAGGTTACTCTTTTCATACCAATCACTGCCTAGGTGAGAATGTATCAAAATTAGAAAGTAAGGAATTTGTTAGTGCTACAACCCACGCTCGCTACGAAATACTAGAGCAAAGTGTGAAAAATACCCACTCCATGCAAGAGTTAAAGCAATTGCTACAGAGTCATGAGGGTATGCCTAAGTCCATTTGTTCTCATTACGACAACGGAAATAGTAAGGACCCTTCACAGACTTGTGGTGGTGGTATTGCAAATTTAATAAGCGGTGAGATCAACTTCTGGAGAGGTTGCCCCGAATATGATCCAAGCTATAAAGAATATAGCTATAAACTAGATAGTGAAAATAAATCATTCTCACTTCTAAAGAATTGAGGCCATATGAGCGATCATCCATTTTACTTCACTTGGACGGCCCAATTGAAGGCCCTAAGAATTGAGATTGAAAAATCTAGAGACTGCTATTATTTAACTACAGAGGGTAGAAAACTCTATGATCTCTCTTCAACGAGTTATCAAGCGGCCTTTGGGCATAGCTTTAGTCCCATAAAAAAGGCCATTCAATCACAACTCAACTCACTACCTATCTCATCTCCTAAGGGCGTATTTGAATTAAAGCAAAGGGCCACCCAGAAATTAATTGAATACCTCAATATTCCTGGGAAAATTTTCTACACTGTCTCGGGAGCTGAGAGTATAGAAAATGCCCTAAAGATGGCGAGACAAATCTCAGGTAAGGAAATTATTCTTGCGAGAAAGAATTCATACCACGGTGCAAGTCTCGGGGCCTTGAGTGTTACAGGAGATTGGCGAACAAAAGATCATAAATCACTATCAAAGTGGACAAAGAGAATTCCTGACCCACAAGTTGATCCAAACGCAGAGAAGCTTGCACAATTAATAGAAAAAATTGGAGCGCAAAAAATCGCCGCCATTTGTCTGGAAACGTTCATTGGAGGCAATGGAGTTATCTCGGCCCCGCTATCGTGGTGGAGAGGACTCGCTAAGCTTAAAAAGAAATATGGCTTCTTTATAATTTTAGATGAAGTGGTGTGCGGCTTTGGAAGAACTGGAAAACCATTTGGGTTTCATCACTTACCTATTAAGCCGGATTTTATCTGTATGGCAAAAATCATAACAGGTGGATATATTCCCTTCGGTGCCGTTTGGACATCTAAGGAAATTGCTAGTTACTATAAGTCTAATACACTCTCCTGTGGTTTAACTAATTACGCGCACCCTCTCGGGCTTAGTGCAATGGAAAGTGTTATTGACTCTTTAAAAACAACTCAACTTAAAGAACAGATTAAAGAGCTTTCTCATGGTCTAGAGACTTATAAAGAAAAGTTTGAATTGATAGGAGTCGTTAATGAGGTCAGAGTCATTGGTACCCTCATGGCAATAGATCTTAAAAAGAATATTCCTTTTCAAAGATTTATTGATGAAGATATCCTGGTTGCCCTTGTTGGACAGAGAATAATCATTGCTCCTCCATTTACAATGAGGCCAAGCATTTTAAAGAAATTATTAAAAAGAATCGAAGGACTCCTAAAGGAAGATAGTCATGAGTAAAGTATATCTAAACGCCGATGATGCTTGTAAGGATATTCACAGTGGTGCACGCATTATGAGTGGCGGTTTTGGTCTCTGTGGTATTGCAGAGAATTGTATTGATGCGCTCACTAAATTAGATATCAAAGATTTAACTCTAATATCTAATAATATTGGAAATTCAGGCAGAGGACTTGTAAAGATCTTAATCCAAAATAAGATCACAAAAGCATATTGCTCATATGTTGGTGGAAACCCCGATCTAGAAAAACAAATGCTCGCAGGAACTGTAGAAGTTGAACTTGTCCCTCAAGGTACCTTTAGTGAAAGGATTAGGGCGGCAGGGCTAGGCATTCGAGCCTTTTATACTCCAACTGGTTATGGAACTTTAGTAGCAGAAGGTAAAGAAACCAAAGAATTTGATAGACCATGTATTTTAGAGACTGCGCTACATGCTGACTTTGCCATTATAAAAGCTCAAAAAGGTGATAAGTACGGAAACCTGTGGTTTAAAGAGACTGCAAGGAACTTCTCCCCTCTTATGGCCATGGCAGCAAAGACAACAATAGTTGAAGTAGAAGAGTTAGTTGAATTAGGAGATATTCCCGCAGAAGATATCCACTTACCAGGTATTTTTGTACAGAGAATCTTTCAAGGAAGAGATTATAAGAATGATATCGAATTTTTAAAAACTGAGGACGAACAATGAGCTGGACAAAAGAAGAAATGGCCAAAGAAGTTATAGGACTTTTTAAACAAGGCTCATCTGTAAATTTAGGAATAGGTCTTCCTACTCTTATTGCGGAACAAATACCTGAAAGCTTAGATATTATGATCCATTCAGAAAATGGAGTCCTAGGAGTAAAGGGGAGGCCTAAGAAGAATGAAGTCTCACCTACACTTATTAATGCTGGAAAAGAAACTATTTCTATAAATAAATCTGCAAGCTTCTTTGATAGTTCAATGAGTTTTGGAATGATTCGCGGTGGCCACATAGACTATTGTGTACTTGGTGGAATGGAAGTCGATGCAAGAAAATCTCTTGCAAATTGGATGATTCCGGGAAAGAAAGTCACTGGTATGGGCGGAGCGATGGATTTAGTCAATGGATCAAAGTGTGTCATTATTATGATGACTCATTTTAATAAAGACGGCGAGACTAAGTTAGTAGAAGAGTGTTCACTGCCACTAACAGGATTAGAAGTAGTAGATATCGTAGTTACTGACCACGGAATATTTAAACCAAATGGTAAGAAGTTTGAAATTATTAAATTGGCCGATGGTGTTTTAAAAGAAGATTTGAAAGCAGAGATTTATTCATAAGAAATAAAAAAGGGGGCCCCTGCAAAGTGCCCCCTTCTTTCGGCTTCCTGCCTCTTACGTAATTGACTTCCTGTCATTTACAAATAAAGTATAACCTGTTTTTGAAAAAAAATAAGAAAAAACTTTTCTAGGCAATTCTTTCCAAAGAGTTTCAATAAAGAGCTAACTATATTGACAAAAATAGATTTGAGACTATTCTATAAATAAGAAATAAAGTTTAAATAAGTAGTGTCACTATGGGCCCAATACAAAAGTTATATCATTCAATTAGAGAGTTTCTCTTTCCGGGTCACTACAAAATACAATCATTTACATTCTATGTCCCTTCTCCTCCGACTAGAAAGGTCGGTTACCGTGAGAAAGAATTTGATAAGATCTTCTACTCTTTTATTAATCGTGGATTTCAAATAATAGACATAAAGACTCAGTCTAATGCAAACTCTACCCAATCCGGTATGTGGATAATTATTATTGCAAAGTCTCTTAGAAAGTCCTCAGCAGCACTTAACTTCGAAGATGCAGAGTTATCTGAACACTCACTTGAGCCGATTCCAGAAATGGACCAAGAAGTTATTGATGGACTTTACCATATCAATGATTAAGAAAGTTACTCTCCTATCTATTCTGCTTTCTCTTCTCACAAGTTGTGGAGTTTTTATCAAGCTTGATCAACCTGACGAAGAGATTGTTTTTAAGAAAGATCTCACCAAGTTAATTTGTCCTATAAAGAAAGACGAACTTATATTAACTACTGCCTCAAGTGCTAACCAAGGACTATTTAAAGATAGGTTAGAGATCGCTGCTAAGAAGCATAACTTAAAGGCAATCGACATATTTGTCATGTGGGCCATTATTCAAATCTATATAAGGCCCAATAAAGTCTCTCCAGGTTCTTCACTGCAATTTGTAGATACTGATAAGACGAGTCCTTTTTATATAAATTATAATTTAAAAATAAATAAAGACCCTAACCTTCTATTTAACTCTCTAAAGGATCTCTTAAAGAGATACCGCTCCAAGAGATCATTACAATATTTATCTCGTATCGTAGATGACATACTTCCCTACCAAACTTCTGTCGATCATGAACTCTCTTTATTTCTCTCTGAAAATAGAGCACCTCTTTCAAAGAATAGCTCACTTGAGAAATTTTATTTTAAAGGTGATCAAGTACTTCGAACAGGTGAGGGCCTAAGAACTTTTAAAATTTGGCCTTTAGT
Proteins encoded in this window:
- a CDS encoding CoA transferase subunit A yields the protein MSKVYLNADDACKDIHSGARIMSGGFGLCGIAENCIDALTKLDIKDLTLISNNIGNSGRGLVKILIQNKITKAYCSYVGGNPDLEKQMLAGTVEVELVPQGTFSERIRAAGLGIRAFYTPTGYGTLVAEGKETKEFDRPCILETALHADFAIIKAQKGDKYGNLWFKETARNFSPLMAMAAKTTIVEVEELVELGDIPAEDIHLPGIFVQRIFQGRDYKNDIEFLKTEDEQ
- a CDS encoding aminotransferase class III-fold pyridoxal phosphate-dependent enzyme, with product MSDHPFYFTWTAQLKALRIEIEKSRDCYYLTTEGRKLYDLSSTSYQAAFGHSFSPIKKAIQSQLNSLPISSPKGVFELKQRATQKLIEYLNIPGKIFYTVSGAESIENALKMARQISGKEIILARKNSYHGASLGALSVTGDWRTKDHKSLSKWTKRIPDPQVDPNAEKLAQLIEKIGAQKIAAICLETFIGGNGVISAPLSWWRGLAKLKKKYGFFIILDEVVCGFGRTGKPFGFHHLPIKPDFICMAKIITGGYIPFGAVWTSKEIASYYKSNTLSCGLTNYAHPLGLSAMESVIDSLKTTQLKEQIKELSHGLETYKEKFELIGVVNEVRVIGTLMAIDLKKNIPFQRFIDEDILVALVGQRIIIAPPFTMRPSILKKLLKRIEGLLKEDSHE
- a CDS encoding aminotransferase class III-fold pyridoxal phosphate-dependent enzyme, with the protein product MKLPIIGKETEEHSKARLANSYANNLIPPEKKNYLTDLKKSTGPFLAITDHNDETKYLMDAASQIATLGLGFSPSVFFGAAHYLSSWTNDSNSKEFHSIRKALTETLKRKTNWPKLDLTICNSGAEANEIALGYCYKKRVNKNANKVLAFEGSFHGRMMITLSSTWNKVKREPFEWPGHETIYCTFPELETDLIHQSAPKDWRSFWASSCALELEIPKDWNKDSQIEKEINSLLEVREKIKTKEIFAILIEPMQCEGGDRYSSGRFNEALILMARSFGIPVIFDEVQTGFHLGKEFFWHKEFNLRDDQDKELYPDYVVCAKKAQVGLVLSHNEETKKEELQVSSVIRGYLHAVALDQSQDLIHNLEKSARVLLDDLCKKFEGKITRPRVNGMAFAFELPSAEITTEFINRRFDHGLLYYPAGAKTLRFRLNTSFTKGDIEFLFERLDQMAGEILNNEGPKPIKEIETRDRNLASIYEWQELLLLTKLKVLTGEKLDNEMFQEKIYSLFEKSTGHKIIRIDKENFSKWKDKIHQMQLDIYEPTRQTEIEKFEYCATSEKGQAVGIIQGDKLLAMSFSSPLSLNPFERGVRNDPDFNNPNALYMVDSTVGKELQGKGVGRFVKYALSAFALNDGIELINGRNRDRMAASMLSINLSLGAHEIMYMREDYPDFEKYRNVLYYTSATKFKTDQLSLSDAINSPLSNLDLTAENLSEQLPYLVNKVCLSNFVSPRFLDHLDSIKKYLPESLQHLYTTSGQSECVDKLAKSIWYNQEEKTNHMITFKGHYFGSGSFLSRSLSNSEDKFFDVTHLDHPNASNEQNVLQDLERVLKEKKTMAIWLEPIGSQTMERIERETLTKIIGLASKYGTKVIFNETAASFYRYDKENFLCSNIEGITPDAAMCFLGGQSGLCYMKEENFLAKPLMLISTWDGDEFALSNFHQALEIVHSDFEKFTEIRLEFTNKLLEALSNFEITEMELENGCGHFKGNISLSLARYFKKVGDRYLVIPSFSAMREFLGKE
- a CDS encoding C45 family autoproteolytic acyltransferase/hydolase: MQDCNFPIIRYEEGKSNFEWGIQHAEEHRTAIRELVEIRRELMLKRNPSLAGELLPLASAQFESTLKYCPNSANEIEGIAKGSGLSLTDIVILNNYTDFRDISLVDQGCSTVQIQNSHSILSGQTWDMHASAKNYLCLIDVPATEENSASLILSVVGCVGLMGINTQSCLIGVNNINTNKAAVGLIWPALVRQSLESVNISQMRDTLLNAPVTSGHNYLISTPKGAEHWEITPTHKDLIHAHGDGEEGYSFHTNHCLGENVSKLESKEFVSATTHARYEILEQSVKNTHSMQELKQLLQSHEGMPKSICSHYDNGNSKDPSQTCGGGIANLISGEINFWRGCPEYDPSYKEYSYKLDSENKSFSLLKN
- a CDS encoding 3-oxoacid CoA-transferase subunit B, producing the protein MSWTKEEMAKEVIGLFKQGSSVNLGIGLPTLIAEQIPESLDIMIHSENGVLGVKGRPKKNEVSPTLINAGKETISINKSASFFDSSMSFGMIRGGHIDYCVLGGMEVDARKSLANWMIPGKKVTGMGGAMDLVNGSKCVIIMMTHFNKDGETKLVEECSLPLTGLEVVDIVVTDHGIFKPNGKKFEIIKLADGVLKEDLKAEIYS